One genomic window of Pecten maximus chromosome 3, xPecMax1.1, whole genome shotgun sequence includes the following:
- the LOC117323813 gene encoding BTB/POZ domain-containing protein 6-like, with protein sequence MQSNWQDDLSLLESMDYMLTNEVDCDISFKLGKAGLDVVPAHKFVLASRSSVFRAMLYGPLAEKGCLVDIPDVESDIFKCFLRYVYTDKCTTTSDNVTALMYTAHKYNVRRLVKECGQFMMDNMSTVNVCTIMENANLFDNRELRQKCLEFIQNQCTEIVESKLLTSLGPDCLGEVLRSEELDAKEEDIFAAVVSWADCRCTEKCLEVNGSNRRQVLGDLLYLVRFPLMSADNFAIISEQNTGLFTSKEEIELLRGQITNDFLKTSFSSEKRKQKTYPQDVCYRFQQHDINHGWKYTKPDALQFKVSEAVDIVGVILFGNSSSAYRVRVDILELGQMTDTTGTLTSTEKSFQVLFNKTVAIKPDTYYTLKADLQNGPPGYRGRNGRTSVKCNSTVFTFQTAPSPNNGTSNCQGQLYGIIFRKK encoded by the exons ATGCAGTCCAACTGGCAGGACGACCTTTCATTACTGGAGAGTATGGACTATATGTTGACTAATGAAGTGGACTGTGATATCTCATTTAAGCTTGGGAAGGCGGGGTTAGATGTAGTCCCTGCCCACAAGTTTGTCCTGGCCAGTAGGAGTTCAGTATTTAGGGCTATGCTGTACGGCCCCCTGGCGGAGAAAGGCTGTTTAGTGGACATTCCAGACGTAGAAAGCGACATCTTCAAATGTTTTCTCCG ATATGTGTACACAGACAAATGCACTACAACCTCAGACAACGTAACCGCTCTGATGTATACAGCCCATAAATATAATGTCAGGCGACTGGTCAAGGAATGTGGTCAGTTCATGATGGACAACATGTCGACAGTCAACGTGTGTACCATAATGGAGAACGCCAATTTATTTGACAATCGAGAATTACGTCAGAAATGTTTGGAGTTCATACAAAATCAGTGCACCGAGATCGTGGAATCCAAACTTCTCACAAGTTTAGGCCCAGATTGTCTAGGTGAAGTTCTCAGATCTGAAGAACTTGATGCCAAAGAGGAGGACATCTTTGCTGCTGTTGTGTCGTGGGCTGATTGCCGATGTACTGAGAAGTGTTTAGAAGTGAACGGCTCCAACAGACGACAGGTTCTGGGGGATCTCCTCTACTTAGTCAGGTTTCCGCTGATGAGCGCTGATAACTTTGCCATTATCTCTGAGCAGAATACCGGTCTTTTCACATCAAAAGAGGAAATTGAGTTATTGAGAGGACAAATAACCAATGACTTCTTGAAGACATCATTTTCATCTGAAAAACGTAAACAGAAAACCTACCCTCaggatgtatgttacagatTCCAACAACACGACATTAATCACGGATGGAAATACACGAAGCCAGATGCATTGCAATTCAAGGTGTCAGAAGCTGTAGACATAGTTGGTGTTATACTTTTTGGCAATTCGAGTTCCGCGTACAGGGTTCGTGTAGATATCTTAGAACTCGGCCAAATGACTGACACTACTGGGACATTGACGTCAACAGAGAAAAGTTTTCAGGTACTGTTCAACAAAACTGTTGCTATCAAACCTGATACATATTATACGCTGAAAGCAGATCTACAAAATGGCCCTCCGGGTTACAGAGGTAGGAACGGAAGGACAAGTGTAAAGTGTAATTCTACAGTGTTTACATTCCAAACCGCACCATCACCTAACAATGGTACGTCTAACTGTCAAGGACAATTATACGGTatcattttcagaaaaaaatga
- the LOC117323812 gene encoding BTB/POZ domain-containing protein 6-like, whose amino-acid sequence MESNWQDDLSLLESMDYMLTNEVDCDISFKLGKAGSDVVPAHKFVLASRSSVFRAMLYGPLAEKSCTVDIPDVESGIFKCFLRYVYTDNCAITSDNVTALMYTAHKYNVRRLVKECGQFMMDNMSTANVCTIMENANLFDNRELRQKCLEFIQNQCTEIVESKLLTSLGPDCLGEVLRSEELDAKEEDIFAAVVSWADCRCTEKCLEVNGSNRRQVLGDLLYLVRFPLTSQKTFASISEANENLLSLEEQVVVFRGYATGNFSNSPFSSKMRSAQVQTKEYTCFRFQGNDIKDSGTMWSNNSKDAIMFKVSEPVYIVGLILFGCKEGSTTYNVHVEITELGQKVHTTVASTSTEKTFQVNFTEPVAVNRDTNYTLTVFLNRGPCTYYGENGISNVDSGSIKFTFSSSYLSTNSTGVSRDRYMESHFQNVDTLQV is encoded by the exons ATGGAGTCCAACTGGCAGGACGACCTTTCATTACTGGAGAGTATGGACTATATGTTGACTAATGAAGTGGACTGTGATATCTCATTTAAGCTTGGGAAGGCGGGGTCAGATGTAGTCCCCGCCCACAAGTTTGTCCTGGCCAGTAGGAGTTCAGTATTTAGGGCTATGTTGTACGGCCCCCTGGCGGAGAAAAGCTGTACAGTGGATATTCCCGACGTAGAAAGCGGCATCTTCAAATGTTTTCTCCG ATATGTGTACACAGACAACTGCGCGATAACCTCGGACAACGTGACCGCTCTGATGTATACAGCCCATAAATATAATGTCAGGCGTTTGGTCAAGGAATGTGGTCAATTCATGATGGACAACATGTCGACAGCCAACGTGTGTACCATAATGGAGAACGCCAATTTATTTGACAATAGAGAATTACGTCAGAAATGTTTGGAGTTCATACAAAATCAGTGCACCGAGATCGTGGAATCCAAACTTCTCACAAGTTTAGGCCCAGATTGTCTAGGTGAAGTTCTCAGATCTGAAGAACTTGATGCCAAAGAGGAGGACATCTTTGCTGCTGTTGTGTCGTGGGCTGATTGCCGATGTACTGAGAAGTGTCTAGAAGTGAACGGCTCCAACAGACGACAGGTTCTGGGGGATCTCCTCTACTTAGTCAGGTTTCCGCTGACGAGTCAGAAGACGTTTGCTTCCATCTCCGAAGCTAATGAAAACCTGCTCTCTCTAGAGGAACAAGTTGTTGTGTTTCGTGGCTACGCAACCGGTAACTTCTCTAACTCGCCATTTTCATCGAAAATGAGAAGTGCACAAGTGCAGACAAAAGAGTACACATGTTTTAGGTTTCAGGGTAATGACATCAAAGATAGCGGCACAATGTGGTCAAATAATTCTAAAGATGCTATTATGTTTAAGGTCTCTGAGCCCGTGTACATAGTTGGACTTATTCTCTTTGGTTGTAAAGAAGGAAGCACAACGTACAACGTCCACGTGGAAATCACGGAACTCGGTCAAAAGGTTCATACAACTGTGGCATCGACGTCAACTGAGAAAACTTTTCAGGTGAATTTTACTGAACCTGTTGCTGTAAATCGCGATACGAATTATACATTGACAGTTTTTCTCAATAGGGGTCCTTGTACTTATTATGGTGAAAATGGAATATCGAATGTAGATAGTGGAAgtattaaatttacattttcgtcGTCATATCTATCAACAAATAGTACAGGTGTTTCCAGGGACAGATATATGGAATCACATTTTCAAAACGTTGATACATTGCAGGTTTAA